In Nymphaea colorata isolate Beijing-Zhang1983 chromosome 13, ASM883128v2, whole genome shotgun sequence, one DNA window encodes the following:
- the LOC116266978 gene encoding 30S ribosomal protein S13, chloroplastic — MAQALALPVAHGLSSSIAIGKGEAHWASMPTHVQLPSSSPKFLGLTVKCARVGGVEVPNNKRIQCSLQYIHGIGRSLSKQILNDLSMENKITKDLSEEELITIRDEVSKYMIEGDLRRFTAMNIRRLKEIQCYRGTRHIAGLPCRGQRTKNNCRTLKGKRVAVAGKKKAPGPR; from the exons atggctcaGGCCTTAGCGCTGCCAGTAGCTCATGGTCTCTCTTCGTCCATTGCCATCGGCAAGGGAGAGGCTCACTGGGCGTCGATGCCCACCCATGTCCAACTACCATCATCCTCTcccaag TTCCTGGGCTTGACTGTCAAATGTGCCAGAGTTGGTGGGGTGGAAGTTCCCAACAACAAGAGAATACAGTGTTCGCTTCAGTACATCCATGGCATCGGGCGGTCGCTTTCTAAACAGATTCTGAATGATCTGAGCATGGAGAACAAGATCACTAAGGACTTGAGTGAAGAGGAATTGATCACAATTCGAGATGAAGTCTCCAAGTACATGATTGAGGGCGACCTG AGGCGTTTCACTGCAATGAACATTAGGAGGCTGAAGGAAATTCAGTGCTATAGGGGAACGAGGCACATCGCTGGGTTACCCTGCAGGGGTCAGCGTACAAAGAACAACTGCAGGACATTGAAGGGGAAGAGGGTCGCTGTGGCTGGAAAGAAAAAGGCTCCTGGTCCTCGTTAA
- the LOC116267140 gene encoding NAD(P)H-quinone oxidoreductase subunit T, chloroplastic-like, with amino-acid sequence MATTAPTFLPTFLRSSKSAVPRSRRAGVFAIGSSVDANRRRKERAAGVDTRIHWDSPDEGWVGGKSSSSFGSVFDADKEENFGENLPDIIKNATGTHYEFLGVSAEADMEEIKAAYRRLSKEYHPDTTLLPLKAASDKFVRLRKAYDVLSDEKRRRFYDRDLVEEAASRQAERMRLRLEDPYEQDVRNWEPVPDMVDRLGGKNMELSDQTLTALTFDIVAVIVSVCCIAYALFFKEAS; translated from the exons ATGGCCACGACTGCACCAACTTTTCTTCCTACCTTCCTCCGGAGCTCGAAAAGTGCAGTCCCAAGGTCTCGGCGGGCGGGGGTGTTTGCGATTGGGAGCTCCGTCGATGCGAACCGGCGGCGGAAAGAGAGGGCGGCGGGCGTGGACACCAGAATTCACTGGGACAGCCCTGATGAGGGCTGGGTTGGAGGAAAATCCAGCAGTTCCTTTGGCTCTGTGTTTGACGCTGACAAGGAGGAGAATTTTGGAGAAAATCTGCCGGACATTATCAAGAACGCCACCGGCACACATTATGA GTTCTTAGGGGTATCTGCAGAAGCTGACATGGAAGAGATCAAGGCGGCGTATCGAAGATTGTCGAAGGAATACCATCCTGACACGACGCTTCTCCCGCTAAAGGCGGCTTCCGACAAGTTTGTGCGCTTGCGAAAGGCCTACGATGTATTGAGCGACGAAAAGCGGCGGCGCTTTTACGACCGGGACTTGGTGGAGGAGGCGGCAAGCCGCCAGGCGGAGAGAATGAGGTTGAGGCTTGAAGATCCTTATGAGCAAGATGTGAGGAACTGGGAGCCAGTGCCAGACATGGTTGATAGACTTGGTGGGAAGAACATGGAGCTCAGTGATCAGACTCTCACTGCTCTCACATTTGATATTGTAGCTGTTATAGTCTCCGTTTGTTGCATAGCATATGCACTATTCTTTAAAGAAGCCAGTTAG
- the LOC116266525 gene encoding chromatin assembly factor 1 subunit FAS2 — MKGGTVQITWHDGKPVLTLDFHSPTGLLATGGADCDIKLWVISQGDASKKVPTACYQNSLSRHTSAINVLRFSPSGEQLVSGADGGEMLLWKMETTDGVQTWKVFKTLLFHRKDVLDLEWSADGLYLVSGSVDNSCIIWDMNKGSVHQILDAHLHYVQGVAWDPLGRFIASISSDRTCRILVNRPQKAKGQEKMNFVCQHVLTKSESPIQDNAKDDTKPLSHKYHLFHDETLPSFFRRLAWSPDGSFLVAPAGIFKFSDGSTTCNTAYILSRKDLSRPALQLPGASKPIVAVRFCPITFSLRGCNPTPFFKLPYRIVFAVATLNSLYLYDTESAVPIAILAGLHYAAITDIAWSPDAKFLALSSQDGYCTVLEFENDELGSPISISETRKAVGDLKLTEAEEKTPTKEVRPPANNTRSTVDEEMEMVDEKMDTDVNSCRQTPSTQTETLAPNKSARKRITPVAVDK, encoded by the exons atgaaGGGTGGGACGGTCCAGATCACATGGCACGATGGCAAACCCGTATTAACCCTAGATTTCCACTCTCCGACGGGACTACTCGCCACTGGTGGTGCCGACTGTGACATCAAG CTATGGGTGATATCACAAGGCGATGCATCAAAAAAGGTCCCAACAGCTTGTTATCAGAACAGCCTTTCACGCCATACCTCTGCCATAAATGTTTTGCGCTTTTCTCCATCAG GAGAACAACTTGTCTCTGGTGCTGATG GCGGAGAGATGTTGTTGTGGAAGATGGAAACAACAGATGGTGTTCAGACTTGGAAAGTATTTAAGACACTACT ATTCCATCGGAAGGATGTCTTGGACCTGGAATGGTCTGCTGATGGTTTATACCTTGTTTCTGGATCTGTAGACAATTCATGTATTATATGGGATATGAATAAAG GCTCTgtgcatcagattttggatgCCCACTTGCACTATGTCCAAGGAGTTGCATGGGATCCATTAGGTCGTTTCATTGCATCCATAAGCTCGGACAGAACCTGCCGGATACTTGTGAACAGGCCTCAGAAAGCTAAAGGCCAAGAGAAAATGAATTTTGTTTGTCAGCATGTTTTGACAAAATCAGAATCTCCAATTCAGGATAATGCCAAGGATGATACTAAG CCGTTGTCACATAAATACCATCTATTCCATGATGAAACACTGCCTTCTTTTTTCCGAAGACTGGCATGGTCACCTGATGGATCATTTTTAGTTGCACCAGCAG gaattttcaagttttctgATGGTTCAACAACGTGCAACACTGCTTATATATTGTCCAGGAAAGATCTCTCAAG GCCTGCGTTACAGCTTCCAGGTGCCAGTAAACCTATTGTGGCAGTACGGTTTTGCCCGATAACCTTTAGTTTGCGTGGATGTAATCCaa CTCCTTTCTTCAAGCTGCCATACCGCATTGTATTTGCAGTGGCAACCCTAaactctctctatctatatgaCACTGAGAGTGCTGTCCCAATAGCAATCTTAGCTGGACTTCATTATGCAGCCATAACAGACATTGCCTG GTCGCCTGATGCCAAATTTCTTGCTCTTTCGTCTCAAGATGGCTATTGTACAGTCCTGGAATTTGAAAATGACGAGCTGGGATCTCCTATATCCATATCAG AAACAAGGAAAGCAGTGGGAGACTTAAAATTGACAGAAGCTGAAGAAAAGACTCCCACTAAGGAGGTTAGACCACCTGCCAATAACACCAGATCCACAGTTGATGAAGAGATGGAAATGGTTGATGAAAAGATGGACACAGATGTGAACAGTTGCAGACAGACACCTTCTACGCAAACAGAAACTTTGGCGCCCAATAAATCTGCTAGAAAGCGTATCACCCCTGTTGCAGTTGATAAATGA
- the LOC116266524 gene encoding pentatricopeptide repeat-containing protein At3g24000, mitochondrial-like isoform X1, protein MFEEMPRLNLLSPAALSSTLRNCGSLESMVRGKIVHGQILVGGLLPNVVLSTDLLLMYSRCGNLESARKMFEEMPQRNMHSWNIIIASYAQISLWREALDIYNGFQKTGFRPDHYTIPCVLKACSGAMDLLMGRKLHGCVVVSGYQDNVIVCSGLVDMYVKCGRLCDARQAFDEMSQRDVVSWNVVISGLVRAGYGIEALRFFCEMHRGGVRVDRMTVPSVLTSCGQAGDLAVGKGVHGIALKLVLFSDIAVGNALIDMYAKSGCLHEAHQVFVEMPQRDVITWTSLIWCYGIHGRGKDALVLFDEMVACGVMPNSATFTAALTSCSHGGLLDEGRGIFSMMRQHYGLDPSVEHYACMVDLLGRHELLDEALAFIKGVPLAPTASIWGALLSSCRTYNNVEIGEIAAAALFELEASNSSNYIVLASIYEAVGQWECVSELRSRMRKLGIVKTPGCSWLTVKNRVYCFAQGKSSHPKAKVIHEVLDGLSQLMMMP, encoded by the coding sequence ATGTTCGAGGAAATGCCTCGCCTGAATCTTCTATCACCAGCCGCCCTGTCGTCGACTCTCAGAAACTGCGGTTCTCTGGAGTCAATGGTAAGAGGGAAGATCGTTCACGGGCAAATTCTGGTTGGTGGTCTTCTTCCGAACGTGGTTCTGTCAACGGACCTTTTGCTGATGTACTCGAGATGCGGGAATCTGGAAAGTGCACGAAAAATGTTCGAGGAAATGCCTCAGAGAAATATGCATTCATGGAATATAATTATTGCTTCTTACGCGCAGATTTCTCTCTGGAGAGAAGCTTTGGATATCTATAACGGGTTCCAGAAAACTGGGTTTCGCCCGGATCACTATACGATCCCATGCGTTCTCAAGGCATGCTCTGGAGCGATGGATCTGTTGATGGGACGGAAGCTTCATGGCTGTGTCGTCGTGTCTGGGTATCAAGACAACGTAATTGTCTGCAGTGGGCTTGTGGATATGTATGTGAAATGTGGAAGACTGTGTGATGCACGGCAAGCATTTGATGAAATGTCTCAAAGAGATGTTGTCTCATGGAATGTGGTAATATCTGGGTTAGTGAGAGCTGGCTATGGCATTGAAGCTCTGAGGTTTTTCTGTGAAATGCATAGAGGTGGCGTTAGAGTAGATAGGATGACGGTTCCGAGTGTGTTGACCTCGTGCGGGCAAGCAGGAGACTTGGCAGTTGGTAAGGGAGTTCACGGGATTGCTCTGAAGCTTGTGCTCTTCTCAGACATTGCGGTAGGAAACGCCTTGATTGACATGTATGCAAAATCTGGATGCTTGCATGAGGCACACCAAGTTTTTGTTGAGATGCCACAGAGGGATGTGATCACTTGGACGTCGTTGATTTGGTGCTATGGGATTCATGGCAGAGGAAAGGACGCTTTGGTTTTGTTTGACGAGATGGTAGCTTGTGGTGTTATGCCGAATTCTGCAACCTTTACTGCTGCTCTTACTAGTTGCAGCCATGGAGGTCTGTTGGATGAGGGCCGAGGAATTTTCAGTATGATGAGGCAGCACTATGGGTTAGACCCATCCGTGGAGCATTATGCTTGCATGGTGGACCTCTTGGGCCGTCATGAGCTGCTTGATGAGGCTTTAGCATTCATCAAAGGTGTGCCTTTGGCCCCAACCGCGAGCATATGGGGAGCCTTATTGAGTTCCTGTAGGACATACAATAACGTAGAAATTGGAGAAATTGCTGCTGCTGCACTCTTTGAATTGGAGGCAAGCAATTCAAGCAACTATATAGTGCTGGCCAGCATATATGAAGCAGTGGGGCAATGGGAATGCGTTTCCGAATTGAGATCGAGAATGAGAAAATTAGGAATAGTAAAAACGCCGGGTTGCAGTTGGTTAACTGTTAAGAACAGAGTGTACTGCTTTGCTCAAGGTAAATCATCACATCCAAAAGCAAAGGTTATACATGAAGTACTCGATGGGTTGTCCCagttgatgatgatgccatga
- the LOC116266524 gene encoding pentatricopeptide repeat-containing protein At5g04780, mitochondrial-like isoform X2: MFEEMPRLNLLSPAALSSTLRNCGSLESMISLWREALDIYNGFQKTGFRPDHYTIPCVLKACSGAMDLLMGRKLHGCVVVSGYQDNVIVCSGLVDMYVKCGRLCDARQAFDEMSQRDVVSWNVVISGLVRAGYGIEALRFFCEMHRGGVRVDRMTVPSVLTSCGQAGDLAVGKGVHGIALKLVLFSDIAVGNALIDMYAKSGCLHEAHQVFVEMPQRDVITWTSLIWCYGIHGRGKDALVLFDEMVACGVMPNSATFTAALTSCSHGGLLDEGRGIFSMMRQHYGLDPSVEHYACMVDLLGRHELLDEALAFIKGVPLAPTASIWGALLSSCRTYNNVEIGEIAAAALFELEASNSSNYIVLASIYEAVGQWECVSELRSRMRKLGIVKTPGCSWLTVKNRVYCFAQGKSSHPKAKVIHEVLDGLSQLMMMP; this comes from the exons ATGTTCGAGGAAATGCCTCGCCTGAATCTTCTATCACCAGCCGCCCTGTCGTCGACTCTCAGAAACTGCGGTTCTCTGGAGTCAATG ATTTCTCTCTGGAGAGAAGCTTTGGATATCTATAACGGGTTCCAGAAAACTGGGTTTCGCCCGGATCACTATACGATCCCATGCGTTCTCAAGGCATGCTCTGGAGCGATGGATCTGTTGATGGGACGGAAGCTTCATGGCTGTGTCGTCGTGTCTGGGTATCAAGACAACGTAATTGTCTGCAGTGGGCTTGTGGATATGTATGTGAAATGTGGAAGACTGTGTGATGCACGGCAAGCATTTGATGAAATGTCTCAAAGAGATGTTGTCTCATGGAATGTGGTAATATCTGGGTTAGTGAGAGCTGGCTATGGCATTGAAGCTCTGAGGTTTTTCTGTGAAATGCATAGAGGTGGCGTTAGAGTAGATAGGATGACGGTTCCGAGTGTGTTGACCTCGTGCGGGCAAGCAGGAGACTTGGCAGTTGGTAAGGGAGTTCACGGGATTGCTCTGAAGCTTGTGCTCTTCTCAGACATTGCGGTAGGAAACGCCTTGATTGACATGTATGCAAAATCTGGATGCTTGCATGAGGCACACCAAGTTTTTGTTGAGATGCCACAGAGGGATGTGATCACTTGGACGTCGTTGATTTGGTGCTATGGGATTCATGGCAGAGGAAAGGACGCTTTGGTTTTGTTTGACGAGATGGTAGCTTGTGGTGTTATGCCGAATTCTGCAACCTTTACTGCTGCTCTTACTAGTTGCAGCCATGGAGGTCTGTTGGATGAGGGCCGAGGAATTTTCAGTATGATGAGGCAGCACTATGGGTTAGACCCATCCGTGGAGCATTATGCTTGCATGGTGGACCTCTTGGGCCGTCATGAGCTGCTTGATGAGGCTTTAGCATTCATCAAAGGTGTGCCTTTGGCCCCAACCGCGAGCATATGGGGAGCCTTATTGAGTTCCTGTAGGACATACAATAACGTAGAAATTGGAGAAATTGCTGCTGCTGCACTCTTTGAATTGGAGGCAAGCAATTCAAGCAACTATATAGTGCTGGCCAGCATATATGAAGCAGTGGGGCAATGGGAATGCGTTTCCGAATTGAGATCGAGAATGAGAAAATTAGGAATAGTAAAAACGCCGGGTTGCAGTTGGTTAACTGTTAAGAACAGAGTGTACTGCTTTGCTCAAGGTAAATCATCACATCCAAAAGCAAAGGTTATACATGAAGTACTCGATGGGTTGTCCCagttgatgatgatgccatga
- the LOC116267112 gene encoding serine carboxypeptidase-like 42, which yields MGPSVSAFAGLLVALLAMAAAHGCSDEDLIGRLPGQPRVHFRQYGGYVTVDEKAGRNLFYYFAEAQHRPHHKPLTLWLNGGPGCSSVGGGGFTELGPFFPRGDGRSLRRNPKSWNKASNMLFVESPAGVGWSYSNTSSDYNRGDETTAVDMLKFLLGWYEKFPEYKSRGLFLTGESYAGHYIPQLANVLLQHNRHSSGFKFNLKGLAIGNPLLNLAVDAAATYEYLWSHGLISEETGFAIKKECDFGKYTDSGDNLSRSCIKAINDAEKEVGDYINEYDVILDVCYPSIVEQELRLRKWASKISIGVDVCMTYERHFYFNLPEVQDALHANRTKLPYTWSMCSGFLNYTESDVSIDILPVLETIIRHGIPVWIFSGDQDSVVPLLGSRALTRKLAGELGFNTTGPYGAWFYEGQVGGWATEYGDMLTFATVRGASHMVPFSQPGRALALFKSFLANRRLPNTTSVPID from the exons ATGGGTCCTTCGGTTTCGGCCTTTGCAGGGCTTCTGGTTGCTCTGCTGGCCATGGCGGCTGCCCATGGCTGCTCCGACGAGGACTTGATCGGCAGGCTGCCGGGGCAACCGAGAGTCCACTTCAGGCAGTACGGCGGGTACGTGACGGTGGACGAGAAGGCAGGGAGGAATCTCTTCTATTACTTCGCGGAGGCGCAGCACCGCCCTCATCATAAACCGTTGACTCTCTGGCTGAACGGAG GCCCTGGCTGTTCCTCCGTTGGAGGTGGTGGTTTCACAGAGTTAGGTCCATTCTTCCCCAGAGGAGATGGTCGGAGCCTCCGAAGAAATCCTAAATCATGGAATAAAG CTTCCAATATGCTTTTTGTTGAATCTCCTGCCGGAGTTGGATGGTCATACTCCAATACAAGTTCTGACTATAATCGTGGTGATGAAACTACTG CTGTGGACATGCTCAAATTTCTCCTGGGATGGTATGAGAAATTTCCAGAGTACAAGTCAAGAGGATTGTTCCTAACTGGAGAAAGCTATGCAG GGCACTACATACCACAGTTAGCCAATGTGCTGCTACAACACAACAGGCATTCGTCTGGCTTCAAGTTCAACCTTAAGGGTTTAGCT ATTGGCAATCCACTTCTCAATCTAGCAGTAGATGCGGCAGCAACTTATGAATATTTATGGTCCCATGGTTTGATTTCTGAAGAGACTGGTTTTGCCATCAAGAAAGAATGTGATTTCGGGAAGTATACAGATAGCGGAGACAATCTTTCCCGTTCATGCATAAAAGCAATTAATGATGCAGAAAAGGAAGTTGGTGACTACATCAATGAGTATGATGTTATTCTAGATGTCTGTTATCCATCAATTGTGGAACAAGAACTCCGACTGCGAAAATGG GCCTCTAAAATCAGCATAGGAGTTGATGTGTGCATGACTTATGAAAGGCatttctattttaatcttccaGAAGTTCAAGATGCTCTTCATGCAAACAGAACTAAATTGCCATATACATGGAGCATGTGCAGCGG ATTTTTGAATTATACTGAGTCAGACGTAAGCATCGACATTCTTCCCGTGCTCGAAACAATCATCAGGCATGGCATACCTGTCTGGATATTCAG TGGTGATCAAGACTCTGTGGTCCCTCTATTGGGCTCACGAGCCCTCACTCGCAAGCTGGCTGGTGAACTAGGCTTCAATACGACAGGACCATATGGCGCATGGTTCTATGAGGGGCAA GTTGGTGGATGGGCAACGGAATATGGGGATATGCTGACATTTGCAACTGTCAGAGGTGCTTCTCACATGGTTCCATTCTCTCAGCCAGGAAGAGCACTCGCCCTCTTCAAGTCTTTCCTCGCTAACAGAAGATTGCCGAACACCACAAGTGTTCCCATTGACTAG